GCATACTCTGTATTCTACTTGATCTTCTATATGTCTTAGTTCTGTAGAACAATAGTTTTTCTTCTTCCCCTCTTGAAGTCATTATCATATCTAACACCAGAAATTTGTAGAAAATTTTGACCTTCTTgatattattgtattttgtaAAGTGTACCGTTCTTTCTTTAACCATCTTAGGTGCCTGAATACTCCTATTCCCTAGATGAGGAAGGCATTGGCAAGACAGCTTTTGAGATTCTTTTCGCGTTTGATGAGGTCATCTCGCTGGGACACAAGGAACATGTCACAGTTGCACAAGTCAAACAGTATTGTGAAATGGAAAGTCATGAAGAGAAACAGCACAAGTTGCTCCTACAAAGTAAAATCAATGAAACCAAGGATGTCATGAAACGGAAGGCCAGTGAGATTGACAAAAGCAAGGTAAATGGTTTAAATTCAACATTGATGCTCAAAATATCTATTTGTCAGCATGGATGGATTAAGTTATTGCGTGTTCTATTCTATATAGATTGAGAAGAATAGAGGTGACAAGGGAGGATTTACGTCATTGCAATCAGTGACTTCTGGAACGGGCTTTGGCAGTGACACCGGCATATCTAGCAGCAGTGGTGGTTTTGGAGGTGTTTCTAGCTTTGGATTAAGCACCGAAGGGGAGTCCTTCTCTAAGTCCAAAGGTATGCCCTTTATATATGTTTGCAGCTACTTGATATCGGAACTACTGACCTGGATCATGATGATGCTCTACAAGTTTTATGAAGATGATATAACTTTAGGGACAATTTTACAGTCAAATGGTTAAAGATTGCTTCATCCTTTGTAATGTGTTTCGTGAGTTCGTATTCATGGTTACTCTGCTGTTATTTTAGCTATAGAAGACACCATACAGTTGCAGCCTCCTGTAAAAGTAAATACAGTTATTGGAATCCTCTGGTTGACCTGATGGTTAAGTGATAAATTTATTGAATTTAGGCTACATTAATTCGTTTGCTTCTTTATCTCTGTGATTAGTTCGTCCATCATCCTCTGCTTCAGCTCCGCCAAAAGGTTCTAGTATGAAGCTTGTGACAAAACAAAGAACCAACCAATTTTTGGAATCTCTTAAAGCTGAAGGTGAAGTGATTGTTGAAGATGTGAGACCAAGTGTTGGTCAGTCCAGAGCACCTGCTTCTCTGCCAAGTGACCCTGTTACATTAAGTTTCGAAGAAAAGCTTAATGTAACATTGAAACGGGATGGTGGCATTGGAAACTTTGATCTGCAGGGTATGCTATCACTCCAGATACTTCAAGATGATGGATTCATCCAAGTTCAGGTACCTCAGTTCTCGTTTCTTCCCTCAGTCTACATTCACTTGTATCCAGATCTGAAAAGAGTGTTTTTGTTCATGTTGAATGCTTCTGAGACTGAGAGTATTGTTTCTGATGTTGATTCAGATTGAGACTGGTGATAATCCTGGAGTTAAATTTAAGACCCACCCCAACATTAATAGGGATTTGTACAATGGTGAAAATATTTTGGGTCTTAGGGACCCAAACCGCCCATTCCCTTCTGGGCCGGCTAGTGAAGGTGTTTGTTTGTTGAAATGGAGAATGCAAAGTGCAGATGAGTCACTTGTGCCATTGTCAAGTAAGCTTTTCTTGTATATCACCCAAGCATTAAAGACATTAGAAAGATGTACCATCTTGTAAATGGTCTACTGCTTGAAATTATTTTGTCATTGCAGTTAGCTGCTGGCCTTCTGTTTCTGGGAATGACACCTATGTGAATATGGAGTATGAAGCTCCAACTTTTGATCTACAAAATGTTGAGATCTCCATTCCTCTTCCAGCTCTTAGAGAGGCACCAAGAGTACAACAAATTGATGGGGATTGGAGGTGTGGCTTCATCTTATTGTTTACTATTAACATTTCATTTGATAAATTGTTATAAgagatactccctctgtccccaaaAAGTAGACTAGTTGTACCATTTTGGGCCAACCctcaaaattagacaaagtctaaatatggaaagttttaaaCCAATTACTCACCACTAATAATGTAGACCCCAcaaatccactaacactacttccactaatttttccttcgctctctcttactttttcaatctctctcttacttttttcaatctctctcttactttaccacttAAACATTACAACCTGTGTCATATAcaagtttgtctattttttggggacggaaggagtattatgtTTCCTCTATTTTTTATCACTTACTATCTCTTCTGAGCCCTGACTAGCAATAGTTGTAAGTCTTGGATTGGATTTTCTTAGTGACGCCTTTGAATCCTTGATACATCTGAAAACTGTCTACTCTTTATTGTGTTTGGTATTGTTTTCAACATATATGGCTCGTACATCTAAAAGTTGACTACTAAATCAGAATTCAGAAGCTTGAGTTTCTAATCTGTGAAGTTAAGATACAGTTGTATGAGGTATTATTGCTTGAGCAAGTAAGATAGTCTCTCAAAGACGCATCCGTAATAAATCTAATGATTGGTGGAATTTAACACCATTTATTGCCCCTTCAATGTGTGGTTCTGCTTGTGAAACAAGCTCATTTTGATAAGCTTATCTAATGTTCAATGCAAGCCACACTGACTGATAGGGCTACCTAAGCCAACTTGATCATCTCAAGGCACAACCGGCTAAAACCAGACCTTTGAGTATCCGAGGCTAGCCATCCTTGTTGGTATTAGCTTATTATTACAAATGATTGAGCTTTGCATGATGCAACAAAATCGATCCTTGTCGTGTGAGTTTGTGAGTTTGGTCCCTGTAATTATTTTACTAATGTGGCTAGGTATATCCTTTTAGTTTGAGATGCTGTTTTGAGTGATGTTAAGTATAAGAACCTTACTGATTTAACGATTGGTTATATCAATCGTTTTTATAGAGAAGAGAAAGTCGAACAAATTGGTCCACATGTGGCCTTCTTAGTGTTTAGTGTGAAATTGTAATGAGATGATTATTGATTCTAAGGCTTTTAATTGGTGGTGCTCATTTGATTAATTTCCTGTTCAATACATGAAGTAAGGAGTGAACAGTTTGAAGTATCAATTGCAGGTACGACGCCAGGAAGTCAGTTTTGGAATGGTCTATTGTACTCATTGATAACTCCAATCGCAGGTTAATTGGCAGTGAATTTTTTCTGCTTAGTTTTCAATCTGATTCCGCAGTGTTTCTGACTTGGCTTATTAATGTAATATTGTGCCTGCAGTGGATCAATGGAGTTCGTAATTCCAGCAATCGATACATCAGATCTTTTCCCAATTTCTGTGCGCTTTACTTCTACCCGAACTTTCAGTGATCTAAAGGTTCTCTTCTGCATCACACGCTACATCTTTTAGACCTGTTGATGAGAATTTTTCATGaaagagaagagctatagctgTAATGATCATAAGATGATCCTAGTAAATATACGTGCCTATTTCTGAATGGAGTATGTATATTATCTGTTGCAGGTGATTAGCGTTTTACCTCTGAAAGGGGGAAATCCTCCCAGGTTTGCTCGGAGAATGCTACTCTCTGCTGAAAATTATCAAGTGGTATGATCATTGCGAATGTGTCGCCGTTCTATTGCAGTGTCGATTTGTACCAAACTCTACTCGGTTCTGGTATTAGCTTTTTTTTGCAGAATTTATACTACTACAAGTAAAGAGGTGTAGTTGATGATACATTGATAAATATGACACGGTTTTTGTAAGGAATTTCAGTGGGAGTTTGTTTTGTTCTCAACTTTCTCGACTATTACAAATTTACTTTAGTAAATAACGCAGGTTATACTGATTTGAAGCGTGGTCATTTTCATGTCATATTCATATTACTCCTACGTTGTGTTCCTGATATGAATGCGAAAATGTTTTAGAGACACCCCATTGTTGTCGATTTACAAGTTTTTATGAGGTGACTGATAATGGTggcatttcttttaaaattaattgatcaatgtttaTATCAATAGTTTACAAGAGTGGACACATACAATGCCTTTATGTACGTAGAATAAACGGATAAAACGTGTATATTAAAACTATGCACATGCTTTATGGACGAAAAAAGTAAATGGTTTTGACTTGAATGGATTAAAATAATACCTTAAATTAtctcttttatattttattatttttggattAAGATCTATATTGGAGAAACAAAAGGCTCAAGTTAGAGAACATGAGTGTAAATGTGATGTTCATTTGAATAAACGAATAATACACTTTCCGTTTGATATTAGTTATCTTAATAATGGATGATACGAATTTTATTACGTTCGATATTAGTTATCTTAATAATGGATGATacgaattttatattaatattataatattaaagtATAGGAGATATAGAAATTTCTTTTTGTTAAAATTACTAAAATTAAAGTCCAAtcagagaatttttttttacaaaatactCTATGGAGTAAGACTGCTTTTTGTAGAATAAACAAAATAGGAAAAATGGAAGTGATTTCTCTTGATGAAGtcatataaattaaaatgtactccaatgtaaaaagagaaaaaattgagGCGAAGATTCTAGAATTGTACACGTGTCTCCAGCTTCCCCATAAACCCCAACCCCTCCCCTCTTCTTATCTGATCTCCattctccaaaatcttcaagTCTCCCAATTCTGAATTCTCACCAATTGCCACAAAATGGCATCCTCAACTGCTCAAATCAACGCTCTCGGCGGCGTGGCTCACTTCACAACCGTCAAATCCTCCAGAGCCCATCCCAATAGAACCGTATTTTTCGGCACCAAGCTCAACGCCAGCTCCGGATTGAAGCTCAAGAGTAGTAAGCATCGGCGCGCCTCTACTTTCCGTGTGGTGGCGGAGAAAGTAGTCGGAATTGACCTCGGCACCACCAATTCCGCGGTGGCGGCAATGGAGGGAGGAAAACCTACCATCGTCACCAACGCCGAAGGCCAGCGCACCACGCCCTCTGTCGTCGCCTACACTAAAAATGGCGATAGGCTGGTTGGCCAGATTGCGAAGAGGCAGGCCGTGGTGAATCCAGAGAATACATTCTTCTCCGTGAAGAGGTTTATTGGGAGGAAGATGTCCGAGGTCGATGACGAGTCCAGGCAGGTTTCGTATAATGTCGTCAGGGATGAAAACGGGAATGTCAAGCTTGACTGCCCTGCCATTGGAAAACAATTTGCAGCTGAGGAAATATCCGCTCAGGTTTTGTGTTCCAccattcataatttcataacaATTTGTCGATTCGTGTTTTATATTTGCTTTAATCACTCTTTCTGGTTTTAGGTTTTGAGGAAGCTTGTTGATGATGCATCAAAGTTCTTAAATGACAAGGTCACCAAAGCAGTAGTTACAGTCCCTGCCTACTTCAATGATTCTCAAAGGACAGCAACCAAGGATGCTGGTCGCATTGCTGGATTGGAGGTTCTCCGAATTATAAATGAACCAACTGCTGCATCATTGGCCTATGGTTTCGAGAGGAAAAGCAATGAAACTATTCTAGTTTTTGACCTAGGAGGTGGTACTTTTGATGTTTCAGGTATATTCATTTGCTTTTTCTTTCTAAAAAACtacttttctcttcttttttcttgattttgttggtGATTCAGGTAGAATTACGCGTCTTTTGAAACTCTTGTCCTTTCTTCTTTACTTATGCTTTGGTGTCTATTTTAAAAGTTCTTGTTATATGTTTGAAATTACTATTAGCATGGCAAATGCAATAAGATTACAGATTACTCTTTGTGATGAGTAAGGTAAATTCTTAAGCTGCGATGTAAAAATATGATGGGGTAAATTTGGTTTATCTTTTGCAACTGTCAGTGTTCTGGCATCTTCGATGCATTCTTTTACCACCTATTATATTTGGTTACTGAAGTTGGAGGTATATTAGTTTACTGATAGAAGTAAAGAGCACATGAACGAGAATACAAAACTAATAGAGTACAAGAGGAGTTATATTGATGATGCGGTAGACTCTTTCCGCAACATTTTACACACATCTTAATCAAGCATTCTACAAGAAGGctaatagtaatttttatttgccTGCTGATTCAGTCCTTGAGGTTGGTGATGGTGTGTTTGAAGTGCTTTCTACTTCCGGAGACACTCATCTTGGTGGTGATGACTTTGATAAGGTCGGTACTCCTAATCATTCATTAAATTTAACTAGCCATCTCTCTTTCTCACACAcaaaaataaattcatgcatACTGTATATGTGTTGTTCCATGTTGTTCAGCATggtgtttttgtattttttatggcatttgactttttttaagtcatttacattttattatttctcaGAGAGTTGTTGATTGGCTTGCTGCGGATTTCAAAAGGAATGAAGGGATAGATCTATTGAAGGACAAACAAGCCCTTCAGCGTTTGACGGAGACTGCAGAGAAAGCCAAAATGGAACTTTCCTCTTTGACTCAAACTAACATTAGGCAAGTTTCTATTTTTTCCAAATTCTTATTGCAACGTATTGAATGCCTACGTACTGATGTTTTGTTTGCCTTTTTTTTGCCAGTTTGCCTTTCATTACTGCCACTGCAGATGGCCCTAAACATATTGAGACCACACTTACGCGAGCTAAGTTTGAGGAACTGTGCTCAGATTTGCTTGACAGGTGAGCTTATTTCATTGGTTCATTAGAACATATGTGCAATTTGTACTCTAATACTTTTATTTGCAGCTTCTTGATGTAATGATGTCCCTTTCCAGGCTAAAAACACCAGTTCAAAATTCATTGAGGGACGCAAAGCTTTCCTTGAGTGATATAGATGAGGTAATTCTGGTGGGTGGTTCCACTCGTATTCCAGCGGTTCAGGAGCTTGTTAAGAAGATGACTGGAAAGGACCCAAATGTTACTGTGAATCCCGATGAAGTGGTAGCTCTTGGAGCTGCTGTTCAGGTAATATCCTGATCTGGTTTGTTGTGACTTCTTGTCCTGAAGTTAATGTTGTCTAAACATCTTTTGTTGCTTGTTTTATCTGCTTAGGCTGGTGTTTTGGCGGGAGATGTTAGCGATATTGTCCTTTTGGATGTATCACCATTATCTTTGGGACTGGAAACACTTGGTGGTGTGATGACAAAGATTATTCCCAGAAATACCACATTGCCCACTTCTAAATCAGAAGTATTCTCAACTGCTGCTGATGGTCAGACCAGTGTTGAGATCAATGTCCTTCAAGGTGAAAGGGAGTTTGTTCGGGACAACAAATCTTTAGGCAGCTTTCGCCTTGATGGAATTCCACCTGCTCCCCGTGGTGTTCCACAGATTGAGGTCAAGTTTGATATTGATGCAAATGGAATCCTCTCAGTTACTGCTATAGATAAGGGAACTGGGAAGAAGCAAGACATCACAATTACCGGCGCCAGCACATTGCCTGGTGATGAGGTGAGTTTTATTGATAATGTCTTCTACTAAATAATATGCTTAGGAAGCTTTATGCATACTGCATTGGAGCCAGTATATCTTTAGATTGAATGGATGGGGTTTTACAGACAGATTCGAATCATTTTTTAGGAGTAGGATAACTGTCGTTACTAAACGATTTCTGCAAGGAGGATTGTCTCTCAGTCCCTTATCCTTTaggtaattaatttaattttttctgaATGAACTACAGGTTGAGAGAATGGTCAGTGAAGCTGAAAAATTTGCAAGTGAAGACAAGGAGAAGAGAGATGCAATAGATACTAAGAATCAGGCTGACTCAGTAGTTTACCAAACGGAGAAGCAGTTGAAGGAACTTGGTGACAAAGTTCCTCCCCCTGTAAAAGAGAAGGTCGAGGCCAAACTTGGAGAACTGAAGGATGCAATCTCTGGAGGATCAACCCAAGCAATGAAGGATGCCATGACTGCACTAAATCAGGAAGTCATGCAGATTGGCCAGTCACTGTACAACCAACCTGGTGCAGACCCTGGCGCAGGTCCAACCCCTGGTGGTGGTGCTACTTCAGAATCATCGGAGAAGCGACCTGATGGTGGTGATGTCATTGATGCAGATTTCACAGACAGCAAATGAGAGCATAAGATATTCTTACCAAATTTTGTGGACATACAAGAGAAGTAGCTGGGACAAGGGGAATTGAGAAAACAATAGGACCTTCGATTGCTTGAAGGTATGCCTAGACTATCAAGACTTGTGCTTGAATAAGTTGGTAGACTATATTTAGTTGTCAACGTGTCTGATTTTTGAAAGATATTCTAGATTCTGTATTTCagatgaagagaatgatgtCCAAAGTTTTAAGGCTTGCAAATTATTGTTTGAATCATGCATTTAGAGCGGTATAATGTATAAAATGTGTTGTTccactaaaataaataaataaaagtgaatatattAGTGAAATAACGTTGTAGAGTCTATACAATACAGAAGTTAGCAACGCCACTCCCTGCTCAGTGCTCACTATTCCTACGCCAAGAAGAATATGATGCTCGAAAATAAGATGAAAGTGAAAGGGTTAAGAGTTCCCTGGCCACAATGATCATTGGAACTTGCATTTGTTGCAATGTTCTTTCCCTCCGCCTCGATTGGGATCTCTGGATGGACTGTAATAGGCCGTTGGAGGAGTGGAGTTATCTTGTTGGAGCCTAGCAGCTCCGGACCTCATCGGGCTGGGAGACCTAAAACTCGAGGTGTGGTAGTATTGAGGAGGAAGTTGGTGCTGATGATGGgtaggaggaggagaagagtaATGGTTCTGTTGGGGGATGTTGAGGAGGTTGCATATGCTGGGTGAGCTTTGGATCATCTGAATATTTCCAAATGTATTAGCTTCAGCGGCGTAGCTGTCAGGAGACCTGGGGGAAGTGCAGCCGGAGGAGGCGAGGGAGCTGACTCCGGGGCGCTTGCTAGAGTTAGAGAGGTGCCTGGGAGCGATGATGCCATTGATGGAAAAGATGTAGCTCTGATCCAACGGCAGTTGGTCGTCCATAACcatgttgttgttgttgttgttgttgttgttgttgttgttgttgggtTTGTGGTTGTGGACGGGGAAGAGGAAAGTTCGCATTCTGGGAAACCCCATCATTTGGTAATTCTCCATTTCGTCGAACATGTTCCCCAAATCGTCGTCTGATTTCACCGTCACTAAGGCGTCGAGATCCTCCATTGCTAGCTGGTACCTCAGCACCATTTCCCCCTCCATCATGTAGGTCAATCGCTTCATTGC
This sequence is a window from Salvia splendens isolate huo1 chromosome 5, SspV2, whole genome shotgun sequence. Protein-coding genes within it:
- the LOC121802270 gene encoding coatomer subunit delta-2-like, with protein sequence MVVLAASIISKSGKALVSREFVDMSRIRIEGYLAAFPKLVGTGKQHTYVETENVRYVYQPIETLYLLLVTNKQSNILEDLETLRLLSKLVPEYSYSLDEEGIGKTAFEILFAFDEVISLGHKEHVTVAQVKQYCEMESHEEKQHKLLLQSKINETKDVMKRKASEIDKSKIEKNRGDKGGFTSLQSVTSGTGFGSDTGISSSSGGFGGVSSFGLSTEGESFSKSKVRPSSSASAPPKGSSMKLVTKQRTNQFLESLKAEGEVIVEDVRPSVGQSRAPASLPSDPVTLSFEEKLNVTLKRDGGIGNFDLQGMLSLQILQDDGFIQVQIETGDNPGVKFKTHPNINRDLYNGENILGLRDPNRPFPSGPASEGVCLLKWRMQSADESLVPLSISCWPSVSGNDTYVNMEYEAPTFDLQNVEISIPLPALREAPRVQQIDGDWRYDARKSVLEWSIVLIDNSNRSGSMEFVIPAIDTSDLFPISVRFTSTRTFSDLKVISVLPLKGGNPPRFARRMLLSAENYQVV
- the LOC121805824 gene encoding stromal 70 kDa heat shock-related protein, chloroplastic, with protein sequence MASSTAQINALGGVAHFTTVKSSRAHPNRTVFFGTKLNASSGLKLKSSKHRRASTFRVVAEKVVGIDLGTTNSAVAAMEGGKPTIVTNAEGQRTTPSVVAYTKNGDRLVGQIAKRQAVVNPENTFFSVKRFIGRKMSEVDDESRQVSYNVVRDENGNVKLDCPAIGKQFAAEEISAQVLRKLVDDASKFLNDKVTKAVVTVPAYFNDSQRTATKDAGRIAGLEVLRIINEPTAASLAYGFERKSNETILVFDLGGGTFDVSVLEVGDGVFEVLSTSGDTHLGGDDFDKRVVDWLAADFKRNEGIDLLKDKQALQRLTETAEKAKMELSSLTQTNISLPFITATADGPKHIETTLTRAKFEELCSDLLDRLKTPVQNSLRDAKLSLSDIDEVILVGGSTRIPAVQELVKKMTGKDPNVTVNPDEVVALGAAVQAGVLAGDVSDIVLLDVSPLSLGLETLGGVMTKIIPRNTTLPTSKSEVFSTAADGQTSVEINVLQGEREFVRDNKSLGSFRLDGIPPAPRGVPQIEVKFDIDANGILSVTAIDKGTGKKQDITITGASTLPGDEVERMVSEAEKFASEDKEKRDAIDTKNQADSVVYQTEKQLKELGDKVPPPVKEKVEAKLGELKDAISGGSTQAMKDAMTALNQEVMQIGQSLYNQPGADPGAGPTPGGGATSESSEKRPDGGDVIDADFTDSK
- the LOC121805825 gene encoding myb-like protein Z gives rise to the protein MSCYTDGGEVLARRTASCTSAPSSAPSSPRSRVKFLCSHGGKILPRPSDGQLKYAGGETRVISVPRDLSFKEAMKRLTYMMEGEMVLRYQLAMEDLDALVTVKSDDDLGNMFDEMENYQMMGFPRMRTFLFPVHNHKPNNNNNNNNNNNNNMVMDDQLPLDQSYIFSINGIIAPRHLSNSSKRPGVSSLASSGCTSPRSPDSYAAEANTFGNIQMIQSSPSICNLLNIPQQNHYSSPPPTHHQHQLPPQYYHTSSFRSPSPMRSGAARLQQDNSTPPTAYYSPSRDPNRGGGKEHCNKCKFQ